A region from the Amycolatopsis camponoti genome encodes:
- a CDS encoding molybdopterin-dependent oxidoreductase yields MTTAHVTCPLCEATCGLEVTLDENQQVTRVTGDDNDVFSKGYICPKGASLGALHHDPDRLTAPLLKRDGEFVEVSWQEAYDEIDRRLPPILEEHGRDAVAVYAGNPGVHNIALTLYGRVLYKALGTKNFYSATSVDQMPKHYSSGTMFGDPLAIPVPDLDRTRHLLILGANPLVSNGSLMTAPDIRGRLRGIRERGGKIVVVDPRRTRTAQFADEHHAIRPGTDALLLFALVNVLFAENRVAPGRLAEHLNGLDDVRELARPFTPEAVASRTGIDAADIRRMALELATENAVVYGRIGTTTQTFGTVASWLVDVLNVLTGNLDEPGGAMFPLAACQPTGNRRPFAVGRWHSRVRGYPEVVGELPVATLADEIETPGDGQVRALITVSGNPCLSTPNAGRLAEALKKLDFMISVDVYLNETSRQADVILPGPSPLERPHFDLAFYQLSVRNVANWTPATLPSKLPQEWETMLRLTGIVTGQGPEADVAALDDFVAAETARRNKLDVTGGRTGPARLVDLLLRAGPYDVTLADLEAAPHGVDFGPLKPRIPEVLCTASGRIELAPPEVVADVPRLRDELAKPADEGLLLIGRRHLSSNNSWMHNLKPLIRGGNRCTVLVHPADATRLGLTDGALASVTSRAGKLEVPVEVTDEVRQGVVSIPHGWGHDVDGSRTRVARANPGVNSNLVADETLLDVPSGTSVLNGIPVEVAPV; encoded by the coding sequence ATGACCACGGCACACGTCACCTGCCCGCTGTGCGAGGCCACCTGCGGCCTCGAGGTCACGCTCGACGAGAACCAGCAGGTCACCCGGGTCACCGGCGACGACAACGACGTTTTCTCGAAGGGCTACATCTGCCCGAAGGGCGCGTCGCTCGGGGCGCTGCACCACGACCCCGACCGGCTGACCGCGCCCCTGCTCAAGCGCGACGGCGAGTTCGTCGAAGTCAGCTGGCAGGAGGCCTACGACGAGATCGACCGCCGTCTCCCGCCGATCCTCGAGGAGCACGGCCGGGACGCCGTCGCCGTCTACGCGGGCAACCCCGGCGTGCACAACATCGCGCTCACGCTCTACGGCCGCGTGCTCTACAAAGCGTTGGGCACCAAGAACTTCTACAGCGCGACGTCCGTCGACCAGATGCCGAAGCACTACTCGTCCGGCACGATGTTCGGCGACCCGCTCGCCATCCCCGTGCCCGACCTCGACCGCACGCGGCACCTGCTGATCCTCGGCGCCAACCCGCTCGTCTCCAACGGCAGCTTGATGACCGCGCCGGACATCCGCGGGCGGCTGCGCGGGATCCGCGAGCGCGGCGGCAAGATCGTCGTCGTCGACCCGCGCCGCACGCGCACCGCGCAGTTCGCCGACGAGCACCACGCCATCCGGCCCGGCACCGACGCGCTGCTGCTGTTCGCGCTGGTCAACGTCCTGTTCGCGGAAAATCGCGTCGCGCCCGGCCGGCTCGCGGAGCACCTCAACGGCCTCGACGACGTCCGCGAGCTGGCCCGGCCGTTCACCCCGGAAGCCGTCGCCTCGCGCACCGGCATCGACGCCGCCGACATCCGCCGGATGGCGCTCGAACTGGCCACCGAGAACGCCGTCGTCTACGGCCGGATCGGCACCACGACCCAGACGTTCGGCACGGTCGCGAGCTGGCTGGTGGACGTCCTCAACGTGCTCACCGGCAACCTCGACGAGCCCGGCGGCGCGATGTTCCCGCTGGCCGCGTGCCAGCCGACCGGGAACCGGCGGCCGTTCGCCGTCGGGCGCTGGCACAGCCGCGTGCGCGGCTACCCCGAGGTCGTCGGCGAACTGCCGGTCGCGACACTGGCCGACGAGATCGAAACCCCGGGCGACGGCCAGGTCCGCGCGCTGATCACCGTCAGCGGCAACCCCTGCCTGAGCACGCCCAACGCGGGCCGCCTCGCCGAAGCCCTGAAGAAGCTCGACTTCATGATCTCCGTCGACGTCTACCTGAACGAGACGTCACGCCAGGCCGACGTCATCCTGCCCGGCCCGTCGCCGCTCGAACGCCCGCACTTCGACCTGGCCTTCTACCAGCTGTCGGTGCGCAACGTCGCCAACTGGACGCCGGCGACGCTGCCGTCGAAGCTCCCGCAGGAGTGGGAGACGATGCTGCGGCTCACCGGCATCGTCACCGGTCAGGGCCCCGAAGCGGACGTCGCGGCGCTCGACGACTTCGTCGCCGCCGAAACCGCGCGCCGGAACAAGCTCGACGTCACCGGTGGGCGCACCGGGCCCGCGCGGCTGGTCGACCTGCTGTTGCGCGCCGGGCCGTACGACGTCACGCTCGCCGACCTCGAAGCCGCGCCGCACGGGGTGGACTTCGGGCCGCTGAAGCCGCGGATCCCCGAGGTGCTGTGCACGGCGTCCGGCCGGATCGAGCTGGCCCCGCCGGAGGTCGTCGCCGACGTCCCGCGGCTGCGTGACGAGCTGGCGAAGCCGGCCGACGAGGGCCTCCTGCTGATCGGACGGCGGCACCTCAGCTCGAACAACTCGTGGATGCACAACCTGAAACCGCTGATCCGCGGCGGCAACCGCTGCACGGTCCTGGTCCACCCGGCCGACGCGACGCGCCTGGGCCTCACCGACGGCGCGCTGGCGTCGGTGACCTCGCGCGCGGGCAAGCTCGAAGTCCCGGTCGAGGTGACGGACGAGGTCCGGCAGGGCGTCGTCAGCATCCCGCACGGCTGGGGCCACGACGTCGACGGCTCGCGGACGCGGGTGGCCCGCGCGAACCCCGGCGTCAACTCGAACCTGGTCGCGGACGAGACGCTGCTGGACGTTCCGTCCGGAACGTCGGTGTTGAACGGCATCCCGGTCGAGGTCGCACCCGTCTGA
- a CDS encoding cellulase family glycosylhydrolase — translation MTCLRRCLRVLLLAVLAAPLLTVPPASAATNAFRGVNWADARDNYVDGWVIPTGLTAGDSYDVVRTKADGIITGFQQQLGANTVRLPINPPSVNSDWWARYKGAADSALAHGMKVIFGYWEANKDGFVDDVTAWNTMWDKVTGDYGGNGNVYFEPMNEPFGYSLNSWVSLCSTWLSRHSTIPRGRVLISGTGYNDNVTGVGAASTLSGTLLSLHFYGFWASDTTRSAWTTNLSNRLGSYSSRTVIDEAGAPMTTGLDYSAGHQDGNTFTAYFAATTDLARSRQMGVVYWPGLRSGDTYSITRQSGSGLATNNASGVVQLRWGWGL, via the coding sequence ATGACCTGCCTTCGTCGCTGCCTGCGTGTCCTCCTGCTCGCCGTGCTCGCCGCGCCCCTGCTCACGGTCCCGCCGGCGTCCGCCGCGACGAACGCCTTCCGCGGCGTGAACTGGGCCGACGCCCGCGACAACTACGTGGACGGCTGGGTCATCCCGACCGGTCTCACCGCGGGTGACAGCTACGACGTCGTCCGCACCAAGGCGGACGGCATCATCACCGGCTTCCAGCAGCAGCTCGGCGCGAACACCGTGCGGCTGCCGATCAACCCGCCGAGCGTGAATTCGGACTGGTGGGCGCGGTACAAGGGCGCCGCCGACTCCGCGTTGGCCCACGGCATGAAGGTCATCTTCGGGTACTGGGAAGCGAACAAGGACGGGTTCGTCGACGACGTGACCGCATGGAACACCATGTGGGACAAGGTCACCGGCGACTACGGCGGCAACGGGAACGTCTACTTCGAGCCGATGAACGAGCCGTTCGGCTACAGCCTGAACTCCTGGGTGTCGCTCTGCTCGACCTGGCTGTCCCGGCACTCGACCATCCCGCGCGGCCGGGTGCTGATCAGCGGCACCGGCTACAACGACAACGTCACCGGCGTCGGCGCGGCGAGCACGTTGAGCGGAACGCTGCTGTCCCTGCACTTCTACGGCTTCTGGGCCTCGGACACGACCCGCTCGGCGTGGACCACGAACCTCAGCAACCGGCTCGGGTCGTACTCCTCGCGCACGGTCATCGACGAGGCCGGCGCCCCGATGACGACCGGACTGGACTACTCCGCGGGCCACCAGGACGGCAACACCTTCACCGCGTACTTCGCCGCCACCACCGACCTGGCGAGGTCACGGCAGATGGGCGTCGTCTACTGGCCCGGCCTGCGCTCGGGGGACACCTACTCGATCACGCGGCAGAGCGGCAGCGGGCTGGCCACGAACAACGCGTCCGGCGTGGTGCAGCTGCGCTGGGGATGGGGGCTCTGA
- a CDS encoding TrmH family RNA methyltransferase, which translates to MSTSPDAGPTEWVSREEVGVGPWPGDWPTDERYDPDLLRDGDRRNVVDAYRYWRREAIVSDVDRRRHPFHVAIENFQHDHNIGTVVRTANAFAAAEVHIVGRRRWNRRGAMVTDRYQHLRHHDDVSGLVSFAAEHGLAVVAVDNTPGSEPVETASLPRECVLVFGQEGPGLSEGTQEAASLVVSIAQFGTTRSINAGVAAGIVMHAWVRQHADLSTAW; encoded by the coding sequence GTGAGCACCTCCCCCGACGCCGGACCCACCGAGTGGGTGAGCCGCGAAGAGGTCGGCGTCGGCCCGTGGCCGGGTGACTGGCCCACGGACGAGCGGTACGACCCCGACCTGCTGCGCGACGGCGACCGCCGGAACGTCGTCGACGCCTACCGCTACTGGCGCCGTGAGGCGATCGTGTCCGATGTGGACCGCCGGCGGCACCCCTTCCACGTCGCGATCGAGAACTTCCAGCACGACCACAACATCGGCACCGTGGTCCGCACGGCGAACGCCTTCGCGGCGGCGGAGGTCCACATCGTCGGCCGCCGCCGCTGGAACCGTCGCGGCGCGATGGTGACCGACCGCTACCAGCACCTCCGCCACCACGACGACGTCTCCGGGCTGGTCTCGTTCGCGGCCGAGCACGGCTTGGCGGTGGTGGCGGTCGACAACACCCCGGGGTCCGAGCCGGTGGAGACGGCGTCGCTGCCGCGCGAGTGCGTGCTGGTGTTCGGCCAGGAGGGGCCGGGGTTGTCCGAGGGCACGCAGGAAGCGGCATCCCTGGTGGTGTCGATCGCCCAGTTCGGGACGACGCGCTCGATCAACGCGGGCGTCGCGGCCGGGATCGTCATGCACGCCTGGGTCCGGCAGCACGCCGACCTGTCGACGGCCTGGTAG
- a CDS encoding DUF2784 domain-containing protein, with protein MAKFLADVTVAVHLLALLLIGFGGFVAWRWPKLIFVHMLAVAWGILVNVAPVPCPFTALENFFRHQQGLGDLPGGFNAYYLYGTVFPQSWLPAIGVVAISVVIYSYVGVYHRWRHHAEDARTHQVRLG; from the coding sequence GTGGCGAAGTTCCTGGCGGATGTGACTGTCGCGGTACACCTTTTGGCCTTGCTTCTGATCGGTTTCGGCGGATTTGTCGCCTGGCGCTGGCCGAAGCTGATCTTCGTGCACATGCTCGCCGTCGCCTGGGGAATCCTGGTCAACGTCGCCCCGGTGCCGTGCCCGTTCACCGCGCTGGAGAACTTCTTCCGCCACCAGCAGGGTCTCGGTGACCTGCCCGGCGGGTTCAACGCCTACTACCTCTACGGCACGGTGTTCCCCCAGTCGTGGCTGCCGGCCATCGGTGTCGTCGCGATCTCGGTGGTCATCTACTCCTACGTCGGCGTCTACCACCGCTGGCGTCACCACGCAGAGGACGCCCGGACGCACCAGGTGCGCCTGGGCTAG
- a CDS encoding Asp23/Gls24 family envelope stress response protein: MTVTAEDTVTDVLVTKQGTTTIADTVVRKIAGLAAREVSGVHDLGGGAARAFGSLRDRIPGASASAGQGVSVEVGEKQAAVDLQILVEYGVAIADLARSVRRNVVTSIEQMTGLQVVEVNINVSDVHLPGDDEPAPSDRVR; encoded by the coding sequence ATGACCGTGACCGCCGAAGACACCGTGACCGACGTTCTCGTCACGAAGCAGGGCACGACCACGATCGCCGACACCGTCGTGCGGAAGATCGCCGGCCTCGCCGCGCGCGAGGTCAGCGGCGTGCACGACCTCGGAGGTGGCGCGGCGCGGGCGTTCGGCTCGCTGCGCGACCGCATCCCGGGCGCGTCGGCCAGCGCCGGCCAGGGCGTCTCGGTCGAGGTCGGGGAGAAGCAGGCGGCCGTCGACCTGCAGATCCTCGTCGAGTACGGCGTCGCCATCGCCGACCTCGCGCGGTCGGTGCGCCGCAACGTCGTCACCTCGATCGAGCAGATGACCGGGCTGCAGGTCGTCGAGGTCAACATCAACGTCAGCGACGTCCACCTGCCCGGCGACGACGAGCCCGCGCCGAGTGACCGGGTGCGCTGA
- a CDS encoding Asp23/Gls24 family envelope stress response protein — MSVDYVIADPVIASVAARAAIGTPGVVRLEPGLRGLVTAWTRAARQRWKGLDPAPADGVRVRTADGRVSVEIDLVTASADQAAAVGRAVQRAVGRFVTEQTGLVVDRVSVSIMDIEGR; from the coding sequence ATGAGCGTGGACTACGTCATCGCCGATCCGGTGATCGCCAGCGTGGCGGCCAGGGCGGCGATCGGGACGCCGGGCGTGGTGCGGCTCGAACCGGGCCTGCGCGGCCTGGTGACGGCGTGGACGCGGGCCGCCCGCCAGCGCTGGAAGGGCCTCGACCCGGCGCCGGCCGACGGCGTCCGGGTCCGCACGGCGGACGGCCGGGTGAGCGTCGAGATCGACCTGGTCACGGCGTCGGCCGACCAGGCCGCGGCGGTGGGCCGGGCCGTCCAGCGCGCGGTCGGGCGGTTCGTGACCGAGCAGACCGGCTTGGTCGTCGACCGGGTTTCGGTGTCCATCATGGACATCGAGGGCCGGTGA
- a CDS encoding Asp23/Gls24 family envelope stress response protein, with amino-acid sequence MAMTDYELPCERDVEQVWERLDAVGAGQADEHELTCPHCRAARESLLALREATAELVADDDLPPALFGRIMSAVRAEVRRGSMVALPTPEPGVVEISEQAVAAVLRYAADTVDGVRARRCRVRTAENGVVEVELTLAVSLRNVTGGEALALVRERVTTAAAARVGLTLAKLDLLVDDIFEEATVEEDTAGEPGE; translated from the coding sequence ATGGCGATGACGGACTACGAACTGCCCTGCGAACGCGATGTCGAGCAGGTGTGGGAGCGGCTCGACGCGGTCGGCGCCGGGCAGGCCGACGAGCACGAGCTGACCTGCCCGCACTGCCGGGCCGCGCGCGAAAGCCTGCTGGCCCTGCGCGAGGCCACCGCGGAACTGGTGGCCGACGACGACCTGCCGCCCGCCTTGTTCGGCCGGATCATGTCGGCGGTGCGGGCCGAGGTGCGGCGCGGCTCGATGGTGGCGCTGCCGACCCCGGAACCGGGGGTCGTCGAGATCAGCGAGCAGGCCGTGGCCGCGGTGCTGCGGTACGCGGCGGACACGGTCGACGGCGTCCGGGCGCGACGCTGCCGGGTGCGAACCGCCGAGAACGGCGTCGTGGAAGTCGAACTCACCCTCGCGGTGAGTCTGCGGAACGTCACCGGCGGTGAAGCGTTGGCGCTGGTGCGGGAGCGGGTGACGACGGCGGCCGCGGCGCGCGTGGGGCTGACGCTGGCGAAGCTCGACCTGCTGGTCGACGACATCTTCGAGGAAGCCACTGTCGAGGAAGACACAGCCGGGGAGCCAGGGGAATGA
- a CDS encoding RNA polymerase sigma factor, with protein MTTSAEPATPLDDVTLVGRAKDGDVQAYEQLVLRYQGPMFRLAVKMLAHRGDAEDVVQEVFLNAWRKLDQLGEDAAFVGWLYRATTNRCLNAIRARKPQADVDLDTAESPRVDLQPERAAQVSGQLAALNAALAQLTPEQRACWLLREVHGRSYDEIGEVVGANATAVRGRIARARAQLAEVMKPWR; from the coding sequence GTGACGACCAGCGCGGAGCCGGCGACGCCGCTCGACGACGTGACCCTTGTCGGGCGCGCGAAGGACGGCGATGTCCAGGCGTACGAGCAGCTCGTGCTGCGCTACCAGGGGCCGATGTTCCGGCTCGCCGTCAAGATGCTCGCCCACCGCGGCGACGCGGAAGACGTCGTGCAGGAGGTGTTCCTCAACGCCTGGCGCAAGCTCGACCAGCTCGGCGAGGACGCGGCGTTCGTCGGATGGCTCTACCGGGCCACGACGAACCGCTGCCTCAACGCGATCCGGGCGCGCAAGCCCCAGGCGGACGTCGACCTGGACACCGCCGAGTCGCCGCGGGTGGACCTCCAGCCGGAGCGGGCCGCCCAGGTCAGCGGCCAGCTCGCGGCGTTGAACGCGGCGCTGGCGCAGCTGACGCCGGAACAGAGAGCGTGCTGGCTGCTGCGCGAAGTGCACGGCCGGTCCTACGACGAAATCGGCGAAGTCGTCGGCGCGAACGCGACCGCGGTCCGCGGCCGGATCGCGCGGGCCCGGGCCCAGCTGGCGGAGGTGATGAAGCCATGGCGATGA
- a CDS encoding CsbD family protein, whose translation MSLGDKISNKAEELGGKAKEAAGSATGDEQLQAEGQADQAKAGLKGAVENVKDAAKDLFKK comes from the coding sequence ATGTCGCTGGGCGACAAGATCAGCAACAAGGCCGAGGAGCTGGGCGGCAAGGCCAAGGAGGCGGCCGGGTCCGCCACCGGCGACGAGCAGCTGCAGGCCGAGGGTCAGGCCGACCAGGCGAAGGCCGGGCTGAAGGGTGCGGTCGAGAACGTGAAGGACGCCGCGAAGGACCTCTTCAAGAAGTGA
- the pyrE gene encoding orotate phosphoribosyltransferase, with product MANPGLDQAAKLELARLVTDLSVVHGKVTLASGKEADYYIDLRRATLHHAAAPLIGKLLRQLTADWDYVAAGGLTLGADPVALAMLHSAATDGVVLDAFVVRKSVKEHGMQRRIEGMEVRGQRVLAVEDTSTTGGSVLEAVAALREAGANVIGVVTVVDRDTGAREAIEKEGLEYRYVLGKDDLGLD from the coding sequence GTGGCGAACCCCGGGTTGGATCAAGCGGCGAAACTCGAACTGGCCAGGCTGGTCACCGATCTTTCCGTGGTGCACGGAAAAGTGACCCTGGCGTCCGGCAAGGAAGCCGACTACTACATCGACCTCCGGCGCGCGACGCTGCACCACGCGGCCGCGCCGCTGATCGGCAAGCTGCTGCGCCAGCTCACCGCGGACTGGGACTACGTCGCCGCGGGCGGGCTGACGCTCGGTGCCGACCCGGTCGCGCTGGCGATGCTGCACTCCGCGGCGACCGACGGGGTCGTGCTCGACGCGTTCGTCGTCCGGAAGTCCGTCAAGGAACACGGCATGCAGCGCCGCATCGAGGGCATGGAGGTCCGGGGGCAGCGCGTGCTGGCGGTGGAGGACACCTCCACGACCGGCGGCAGCGTGCTCGAGGCGGTCGCGGCCCTGCGGGAAGCGGGCGCGAACGTGATCGGCGTCGTGACGGTCGTCGACCGTGACACCGGCGCGCGCGAGGCCATCGAAAAGGAAGGCCTCGAGTACCGGTACGTCCTCGGCAAGGACGACCTCGGCCTGGACTGA
- a CDS encoding ABC transporter permease translates to MFKLAMRTLRLRKGGFLATFVAVFFGALIVSACGGLMETGIRSETPVQRLAAAPIVVGGQQTLAVPEEDPATLDPEDKHKVKNATLPERVRVDAALAGRLRAVPGVTNVVGEVSFPVQLGTASALGHAWDSAALTPYALTGEAPKPGEVVVDADMGIAAGTTLPVAAHGTIAQYRVSGVAKAPRSMRESALFFAASDAERLSGHPGQFDAIGVFGGDVATVSAVVGDAGVVTTGADRGALEFPEVTKSGENLIVLAAVSGGLSAMVMVFVVAGTLTLSTQQRLRELALLRAIGTTPRQLRRMVLGEALVVGVLAVAVAVALGPVLGNWLFGELAAHHVVPDVLEYEQGWLPATVAAGASLLAVIAASFVAGRRASKVRPTEALAEAAVERRWLTPIRVITAILCFAGGTALAIVTVAVMTGPVAASTAGPAVMLWAFGLAAISPGVTKVTAMLLSWPVRALSGVTGRVALLNTRVGAVRTAGAVTPIMLAVGIATANIYLQTTQEAVSNQAYTEDLRADAVVAGPGGLDPSVLGRVAAVPGVASASEYVTSTVFVEKPFDSTSGDDGWPALGVSELTGNAVEVPEKLGRHVGDTLSLRLGDGARVDVRVAAVVSQRAGFERLVLPASLLAPHTTLGLAPQLLVRAGEGVDTATLTSRLREATAGLPVAVGDRDALIAAHAKGNEIGAWVNYLLVGMIIAYTVISVVNTLVMATAKRRREFGLQRLSGFTRGQVLRMAGVEGGLIATIAVLLGTLVAAGSIVPFCLVVSGSVLPSGPLAIYLVVLAIAVVLSLVAILVPAWAATRGRAVDATSIGE, encoded by the coding sequence ATGTTCAAGCTCGCGATGCGGACGCTGCGCCTGCGCAAGGGCGGCTTCCTGGCGACGTTCGTCGCCGTGTTCTTCGGCGCGCTGATCGTCTCGGCGTGCGGTGGCCTGATGGAGACCGGCATCCGGTCCGAGACGCCGGTGCAGCGGCTGGCCGCGGCGCCGATCGTCGTCGGCGGGCAGCAAACGCTTGCGGTGCCCGAAGAGGACCCGGCGACCCTCGACCCCGAGGACAAGCACAAGGTCAAGAACGCGACGCTGCCCGAGCGCGTCCGTGTCGACGCGGCTTTGGCCGGCCGCCTGCGCGCGGTCCCCGGCGTCACGAACGTCGTCGGCGAAGTCAGCTTCCCGGTGCAGCTCGGCACGGCGAGCGCGCTCGGGCACGCGTGGGATTCCGCCGCGCTGACGCCGTACGCGTTGACGGGCGAAGCGCCGAAGCCGGGTGAAGTGGTTGTTGACGCCGACATGGGGATCGCCGCCGGAACCACTCTGCCCGTCGCGGCGCACGGCACCATCGCTCAGTACCGCGTGTCCGGCGTCGCGAAGGCGCCCCGGTCCATGCGGGAGTCGGCGCTGTTCTTCGCGGCTTCGGACGCGGAAAGGCTCTCGGGACACCCTGGGCAGTTCGACGCGATCGGCGTCTTCGGCGGTGACGTCGCCACGGTGTCGGCGGTGGTCGGGGACGCCGGGGTCGTGACGACCGGCGCCGACCGCGGTGCCCTGGAGTTCCCCGAGGTGACCAAGAGCGGCGAGAACCTGATCGTGCTGGCCGCCGTCTCGGGCGGGCTGTCGGCGATGGTCATGGTGTTCGTCGTCGCGGGCACGCTCACGTTGTCGACCCAGCAGCGCCTGCGCGAACTCGCGCTGCTGCGGGCGATCGGCACGACCCCGCGCCAGCTGCGGCGGATGGTGCTCGGCGAGGCGCTGGTCGTCGGCGTCCTGGCGGTCGCCGTCGCGGTCGCGCTCGGCCCGGTGCTCGGGAACTGGCTGTTCGGCGAGCTCGCGGCCCACCACGTCGTGCCGGACGTGCTGGAGTACGAGCAGGGCTGGCTCCCGGCGACGGTCGCCGCGGGCGCGTCGCTGCTGGCCGTCATCGCCGCGTCCTTCGTCGCCGGCCGGCGTGCCTCGAAGGTCCGGCCGACCGAGGCACTGGCGGAAGCTGCGGTCGAACGGCGCTGGCTGACGCCGATCCGGGTGATCACCGCGATCCTGTGCTTCGCGGGCGGGACGGCGCTGGCCATCGTCACGGTCGCCGTGATGACCGGCCCGGTCGCGGCCAGCACGGCCGGCCCCGCGGTGATGCTGTGGGCGTTCGGGCTCGCGGCGATCAGCCCCGGCGTCACCAAGGTGACGGCGATGCTGCTGAGCTGGCCGGTCCGGGCCCTCAGCGGCGTCACCGGCCGGGTCGCGCTGCTCAACACCCGCGTCGGCGCGGTCCGGACGGCGGGCGCGGTCACCCCGATCATGCTCGCGGTCGGCATCGCGACCGCCAACATCTACCTGCAGACCACCCAGGAAGCCGTCTCGAACCAGGCGTACACCGAGGACCTGCGGGCGGACGCGGTCGTCGCCGGGCCGGGCGGGCTGGACCCGTCGGTGCTCGGCCGGGTCGCCGCGGTCCCGGGCGTCGCCAGTGCGTCGGAGTACGTCACCAGCACGGTGTTCGTCGAGAAGCCGTTCGATTCGACGTCCGGTGACGACGGCTGGCCCGCGCTCGGCGTCAGCGAGCTGACCGGGAACGCCGTCGAGGTACCGGAGAAGCTCGGCCGCCACGTCGGCGACACGCTGTCGCTGCGGCTCGGCGACGGCGCGCGGGTGGACGTGCGGGTGGCCGCCGTGGTGAGCCAGCGCGCCGGGTTCGAACGGCTCGTGCTGCCGGCGTCACTGCTGGCTCCGCACACGACGCTCGGGCTCGCGCCGCAGCTGCTGGTGCGGGCGGGCGAAGGCGTCGACACGGCGACCCTGACTTCGCGGCTTCGCGAGGCGACAGCCGGGTTGCCGGTGGCTGTCGGCGACCGGGACGCGCTCATCGCGGCGCACGCGAAGGGCAACGAGATCGGCGCGTGGGTCAACTACCTGCTCGTCGGGATGATCATCGCGTACACCGTGATTTCGGTCGTGAACACGCTCGTGATGGCGACGGCCAAGCGGCGCCGGGAGTTCGGGCTGCAGCGGCTCAGCGGGTTCACCCGCGGCCAGGTGCTGCGGATGGCCGGCGTCGAAGGCGGGCTGATCGCGACCATCGCGGTCCTGCTCGGGACGCTCGTCGCGGCGGGCTCGATCGTGCCGTTCTGCCTGGTGGTGAGCGGATCGGTGCTGCCGTCCGGTCCACTGGCGATCTACCTGGTGGTGCTGGCGATCGCCGTGGTCCTCTCGCTCGTCGCGATCCTCGTCCCCGCCTGGGCGGCGACGCGCGGGCGTGCGGTCGACGCCACATCCATCGGTGAGTGA
- a CDS encoding ABC transporter ATP-binding protein: MTNEAVRLEAVRKEYDGVVALDGVSISFPRGGFTAVMGPSGSGKSTFLHCAAGLDRPTSGRVVLDGQDLDGKSETYLTKLRRDRVGFVFQAFNLLSALTVEQNVVLPLQLAGKRPDKRLVARILSHVGLDGRRKHLPGQLSGGQQQRVAIARALVTDPAVLFADEPTGALDTRTAADVLGLLRDSVRTSGQTVIMVTHDPVAASYADEVVFLADGRIAGRLARPTAEAVAERMTHLGAWDRVTA; this comes from the coding sequence ATGACGAATGAGGCGGTGCGGCTCGAGGCCGTGCGCAAGGAGTACGACGGCGTGGTCGCGCTGGACGGGGTCTCGATCTCGTTCCCGCGCGGCGGCTTCACCGCGGTGATGGGCCCGTCCGGGTCGGGCAAGAGCACGTTCCTGCACTGCGCGGCCGGGCTCGACCGGCCGACGTCGGGCCGCGTCGTGCTCGACGGCCAGGATCTCGACGGCAAGAGCGAGACGTACCTGACGAAGCTGCGCCGCGACCGCGTCGGGTTCGTCTTCCAGGCGTTCAACCTGCTCTCGGCGCTGACCGTCGAGCAGAACGTCGTGCTGCCGCTGCAGCTGGCCGGGAAGCGCCCGGACAAGCGGCTCGTGGCGCGGATCCTCTCGCACGTCGGGCTCGACGGGCGTCGCAAGCACCTGCCCGGGCAGCTCTCCGGCGGGCAGCAGCAGCGCGTCGCGATCGCGCGGGCCCTGGTCACCGACCCGGCCGTGCTGTTCGCCGACGAGCCGACCGGCGCGCTCGACACCCGCACGGCCGCCGACGTGCTCGGCCTGCTGCGCGACTCCGTCCGGACGTCGGGCCAGACGGTGATCATGGTGACGCACGACCCGGTCGCCGCCTCCTACGCCGACGAAGTCGTGTTCCTGGCCGACGGCCGGATCGCCGGGCGGCTCGCACGGCCGACCGCGGAAGCCGTCGCCGAGCGGATGACCCACCTCGGGGCGTGGGACCGGGTGACGGCGTGA